One stretch of Rathayibacter festucae DSM 15932 DNA includes these proteins:
- a CDS encoding universal stress protein → MTESTPSGPVLVGVVDGQRPEVVRTAAQLASGLGAPLLLLTVVADPYLVGEYVDPMTGGIPVGLVPRSGGTGAGPTEPPGLREEIGAALAGTDVDWTLRTVQGEPALVLTDVAEEVDARMIVVGTRDAGVLASIAEFLSGSVAVHLAHRQRRPVLVVPRADEGTRRRVPWDTGE, encoded by the coding sequence ATGACCGAATCCACTCCCTCCGGACCCGTGCTCGTCGGCGTCGTCGACGGGCAGCGTCCCGAGGTCGTCCGCACCGCCGCGCAGCTCGCCTCCGGGCTCGGCGCGCCGCTGCTGCTGCTCACCGTGGTCGCCGATCCGTACCTCGTCGGCGAGTACGTCGACCCGATGACCGGCGGCATCCCCGTCGGCCTCGTGCCGCGCTCCGGCGGCACCGGCGCCGGCCCCACCGAGCCGCCCGGACTCCGCGAGGAGATCGGCGCGGCCCTCGCCGGGACGGATGTCGACTGGACGCTGCGCACCGTCCAGGGCGAGCCGGCGCTGGTCCTCACCGACGTCGCCGAGGAGGTCGACGCGCGGATGATCGTGGTCGGCACCCGCGACGCCGGAGTGCTCGCGAGCATCGCCGAGTTCCTCAGCGGCAGCGTCGCGGTGCACCTCGCGCACCGCCAGCGCCGCCCCGTCCTCGTCGTGCCCCGCGCCGACGAGGGCACCCGCCGCCGCGTCCCGTGGGACACGGGGGAATGA
- a CDS encoding fluoride efflux transporter FluC, which produces MTEPLLLLGIALAGGVGAAARLVLDGVARSLIPVRWPVGTLLINVSGSLLLGVVTGLALTGALDDSWRLVLGTGVLGGFTTFSTASVEAARMLLERRWAAGLGYGLGMWAAALAAAAAGLALTQAILAR; this is translated from the coding sequence GTGACCGAGCCGCTCCTCCTCCTGGGCATCGCCCTCGCCGGTGGCGTCGGCGCCGCGGCCCGCCTCGTCCTCGACGGCGTCGCGCGCTCGCTGATCCCGGTGCGCTGGCCTGTCGGCACGCTCCTGATCAACGTCTCCGGCTCGCTGCTGCTCGGCGTCGTCACCGGGCTGGCCCTGACCGGCGCTCTGGACGACTCCTGGCGCCTCGTGCTCGGCACCGGCGTCCTGGGCGGCTTCACCACCTTCAGCACGGCGAGCGTCGAGGCCGCGCGGATGCTGCTCGAGCGGCGCTGGGCCGCCGGCCTCGGCTACGGCCTCGGGATGTGGGCGGCGGCGCTCGCCGCGGCGGCGGCCGGGCTCGCACTGACGCAGGCGATCCTCGCTCGGTGA
- a CDS encoding alpha/beta hydrolase family protein: MSGVLDLAAREADQVLRYGEAPEQIAEHYRGSGRGLVLFVHGGFWRARWDRSHARPLAAALADAGWSVLLLEYRRVGDAGGGWPGTFDDVPAAVAALPPLVPVVERPRTVLIGHSAGGHLALWSQAAHPSPHVDAVVSLAGVADLRAAADERLGNGAVAELLGPDGPLDDLDPARLPAPPMPTVLLHGALDDEVPVEYSRRYCVAHPSAHLVELPDADHYAPIDPRTPAFATLLAVLDGLCASPQR, from the coding sequence GTGAGCGGGGTCCTCGACCTCGCGGCGCGCGAGGCCGACCAGGTGCTCCGCTACGGCGAGGCGCCGGAGCAGATCGCCGAGCACTACCGCGGCTCCGGTCGGGGACTCGTGCTGTTCGTGCACGGCGGCTTCTGGCGCGCGCGCTGGGACCGGAGCCACGCGCGTCCGCTGGCCGCCGCGCTCGCCGACGCGGGCTGGTCGGTGCTGCTGCTCGAGTACCGGCGCGTCGGCGACGCGGGCGGCGGATGGCCGGGAACCTTCGACGACGTCCCCGCGGCCGTCGCGGCGCTCCCGCCTCTGGTCCCCGTCGTGGAGCGGCCGCGCACGGTCCTGATCGGCCACTCGGCCGGCGGGCATCTTGCGCTGTGGTCGCAGGCCGCGCATCCGTCGCCGCACGTCGACGCCGTTGTGTCGCTCGCCGGAGTCGCCGACCTGCGCGCCGCCGCCGACGAGCGGCTGGGGAACGGCGCTGTGGCGGAGCTGCTCGGCCCGGACGGCCCGCTCGACGACCTCGACCCGGCGCGGCTCCCCGCGCCGCCGATGCCGACCGTGCTCCTGCACGGCGCCCTCGACGACGAGGTCCCCGTCGAGTACAGCCGCCGCTACTGCGTCGCGCACCCGTCCGCGCACCTCGTCGAGCTCCCGGACGCCGACCACTACGCCCCGATCGACCCGCGCACCCCGGCGTTCGCGACCCTCCTGGCCGTCCTCGATGGTCTGTGCGCGTCGCCTCAGAGGTGA
- a CDS encoding ThuA domain-containing protein → MSAPLEVLVWNEFRHETRGDETVMRHYPDGIHRVIADGLTESLGDAVSVRTATLPEPEHGLTEEALAKTDVLLWWAHIAHPEVSDEVVQRVLRHVQEGMGILILHSGHYSKIFQALMGTTCSLKWRNDHDRELVWTIAPTHPIAVGVPSPIVIPEQEMYGEYFDIPVPEETVFLSTFSGGEVFRSGVTYTRGLGKVFYFSPGDQDYPVYHHPDIKRVLANAVQWARPKRERTPLTADHHPRGWFES, encoded by the coding sequence ATGAGCGCTCCCCTCGAGGTCCTGGTCTGGAACGAGTTCCGCCACGAGACGCGCGGCGACGAGACCGTCATGCGGCACTACCCCGACGGCATCCACCGGGTGATCGCCGACGGGCTGACGGAGTCGCTCGGCGACGCCGTCTCGGTGCGCACGGCGACCCTGCCCGAGCCCGAGCACGGGCTGACCGAGGAGGCGCTCGCGAAGACCGACGTGCTGCTCTGGTGGGCGCACATCGCGCACCCGGAGGTGTCGGACGAGGTCGTGCAGCGGGTGCTGCGGCACGTGCAGGAGGGCATGGGCATCCTGATCCTGCACTCCGGCCACTACTCGAAGATCTTCCAGGCGCTGATGGGCACGACCTGCTCGCTGAAGTGGCGGAACGACCACGACCGCGAGCTGGTCTGGACGATCGCGCCGACCCATCCGATCGCCGTGGGCGTGCCGAGCCCGATCGTCATCCCCGAGCAGGAGATGTACGGCGAGTACTTCGACATCCCGGTGCCCGAGGAGACGGTGTTCCTCTCGACGTTCTCGGGCGGCGAGGTCTTCCGCTCCGGAGTGACCTACACCAGGGGCCTCGGCAAGGTGTTCTACTTCTCGCCCGGCGACCAGGACTACCCCGTCTACCACCACCCCGACATCAAGCGGGTGCTGGCCAACGCCGTGCAGTGGGCGCGCCCCAAGCGCGAGCGCACGCCCCTGACGGCCGACCACCACCCCCGCGGCTGGTTCGAGTCCTGA
- a CDS encoding carbohydrate ABC transporter permease — MSVTSIPTSAPGLVAPPKRTRRPVGGRDWIRIGLWIALVFAVLIWAVPLIFMVFTSLKSEADIFSTPAFVPPWSPDFGNYVEALDRGNLLTAGGNSLIIALFKVPIGLFISAAAAFALARMRFRRQRLLMGVIALGAMVPIQVAIAPLFQVINGLGLLSSNFGIILPYIAFGLPYQTFILYGFFRQIPEEIDESARIDGAGNWRLFLTIILPLARPALAALFILDFVSTWNEYSIALALLQSQDSWTIPLALQGFQSQFTSSYGPLNAFTIMSVFPVLIVYLMFQRYFVEGAFAGAVKG, encoded by the coding sequence ATGAGCGTCACGAGCATCCCGACCAGCGCGCCCGGCCTGGTCGCGCCGCCCAAGCGCACCCGCCGCCCGGTCGGCGGCCGCGACTGGATCCGGATCGGCCTCTGGATCGCGCTGGTCTTCGCCGTCCTGATCTGGGCCGTCCCGCTGATCTTCATGGTCTTCACCTCGCTGAAGAGCGAGGCCGACATCTTCAGCACGCCGGCCTTCGTGCCGCCGTGGTCGCCCGACTTCGGCAACTACGTCGAGGCGCTCGACCGCGGCAATCTGCTCACGGCGGGTGGCAACAGCCTGATCATCGCCCTGTTCAAGGTGCCGATCGGCCTGTTCATCTCGGCGGCCGCCGCCTTCGCGCTGGCCCGGATGCGGTTCCGCCGGCAGCGACTGCTGATGGGCGTGATCGCGCTCGGCGCGATGGTGCCGATCCAGGTCGCGATCGCGCCGCTCTTCCAGGTGATCAACGGGCTGGGGCTGCTGAGCAGCAATTTCGGGATCATCCTGCCGTACATCGCGTTCGGCCTGCCGTACCAGACCTTCATCCTCTACGGATTCTTCCGCCAGATCCCCGAGGAGATCGACGAGAGCGCGCGGATCGACGGCGCCGGCAACTGGCGGCTGTTCCTGACGATCATCCTGCCGCTGGCCCGCCCGGCCCTCGCCGCGCTGTTCATCCTCGACTTCGTCTCCACCTGGAACGAGTACTCCATCGCGCTCGCCCTGCTGCAGAGCCAGGACTCCTGGACGATCCCGCTCGCGCTGCAGGGCTTCCAGTCGCAGTTCACCAGCTCGTACGGGCCGCTGAACGCCTTCACCATCATGTCCGTGTTCCCCGTGCTGATCGTCTACCTGATGTTCCAGCGCTACTTCGTCGAGGGCGCCTTCGCCGGCGCCGTGAAGGGCTGA
- a CDS encoding carbohydrate ABC transporter permease, which translates to MTTSTPARPRQSAPEQPRRKHPRRRALARFGGTGFLAALPFLAPALAAYLVFVVGPSLESVRLSFFEWSGFQGAPQIFVGLQNYVRIFTQDPVFWTAFSNTLIWVVLSLFIPVGLGLVMALALNRPLFGRNAFRSLFYIPGVLAPIAIANMWRWMYNPNYGVGVNLAQLFDLPWLAEVQWLGDKNLALYSIFAAFVWQIAGTNMVLFLAGLQSVSPDHVEAARLDGANAWQVFRNVTIPALRPTTVIVVVLTIINSIKVFDLIVGMTGGGPAQQTQVLALWSFQQSFNNHEYGQGNAIATVLLVITLVIVVPYMVWTARQEKNS; encoded by the coding sequence ATGACGACATCCACCCCCGCCCGCCCGCGGCAGTCCGCGCCGGAGCAGCCGCGGAGGAAGCATCCGCGCCGCCGGGCCCTCGCCCGCTTCGGCGGCACCGGCTTCCTCGCCGCCCTGCCGTTCCTCGCGCCGGCGCTGGCCGCCTACCTCGTCTTCGTCGTCGGCCCCTCACTCGAGTCGGTGCGGCTCAGCTTCTTCGAGTGGTCCGGCTTCCAGGGCGCCCCGCAGATCTTCGTCGGACTGCAGAACTACGTCCGCATCTTCACCCAGGACCCGGTGTTCTGGACCGCGTTCTCGAACACCCTGATCTGGGTGGTGCTCTCGCTGTTCATCCCGGTCGGCCTCGGGCTGGTGATGGCGCTGGCGCTCAACCGCCCGCTGTTCGGGCGCAACGCCTTCCGCTCGCTCTTCTACATCCCGGGCGTGCTCGCCCCGATCGCCATCGCGAACATGTGGCGCTGGATGTATAACCCCAATTACGGCGTGGGTGTGAACCTCGCCCAGCTGTTCGACCTGCCGTGGCTGGCCGAGGTGCAGTGGCTGGGCGACAAGAACCTCGCGCTCTACTCGATCTTCGCGGCCTTCGTCTGGCAGATCGCGGGCACGAACATGGTGCTCTTCCTCGCGGGTCTGCAGAGCGTCTCGCCCGATCATGTCGAGGCGGCCCGGCTCGACGGCGCGAACGCCTGGCAGGTGTTCCGCAACGTGACGATCCCGGCGCTGCGGCCGACCACGGTCATCGTCGTCGTCCTCACGATCATCAACTCGATCAAGGTGTTCGACCTGATCGTCGGCATGACCGGCGGCGGCCCGGCGCAGCAGACGCAGGTGCTCGCGCTCTGGTCGTTCCAGCAGTCCTTCAACAACCACGAGTACGGCCAGGGCAACGCGATCGCCACGGTCCTGCTCGTGATCACCCTCGTCATCGTCGTCCCCTACATGGTGTGGACGGCTCGTCAGGAGAAGAACTCATGA
- a CDS encoding type II toxin-antitoxin system HicA family toxin, with translation MPKPQKYRDVVSFLRSRGWVLLRRGKGSHEIWGLPDESVKETIPRHAEVSAGVIRQLGKKLPDVPREWR, from the coding sequence GTGCCGAAGCCGCAGAAGTATCGAGATGTCGTATCGTTCCTTCGCTCGCGCGGGTGGGTGCTCCTGCGGCGGGGCAAGGGCAGCCACGAGATCTGGGGTCTGCCCGACGAGTCGGTGAAGGAGACGATCCCACGGCATGCCGAGGTATCGGCGGGCGTGATTCGTCAGCTCGGCAAGAAGCTTCCCGATGTCCCGAGGGAATGGCGCTAG
- a CDS encoding kynureninase — MALDQTVRSSAAELDRLDPLAGYRSRFVGADDPALPAYVDGNSLGRPLKVLTERYAAFVEQEWGTRLIRGWDDSWFQLPLALGDRLGRSVLGAAPGQVVVGDSTTVSLYKLIRTALTARPGRSEIVIDRGNFPTDRFVVEGIAAETGASIRWIETESGSGVTPDDVRAVVGADTAVVVLSQVAYRSGYAADVPAITDIVHEHGALVLWDVCHSVGVLPIELDAWGVDLATGCTYKYLNGGPGAPAFLYVRRELIASARQPIQGWMGVKDSFRMGEDYDPADGIRRFLSGTPPIVGMLAMQAMLDLIEEAGLPAIHTKSIALTAFAVELFDEHLAPLGVELSTTREPARRGGHITVDHPEFAAMVPVLWERGIIPDFRTPSGIRLGLSPLSTSFAEVETVILAVRDLLLEGARESREVHGGA; from the coding sequence GTGGCCCTCGACCAGACCGTCCGCTCCTCCGCGGCCGAGCTCGACCGCCTCGACCCGCTCGCCGGCTACCGCTCCCGCTTCGTCGGCGCGGACGACCCGGCGCTGCCCGCCTACGTCGACGGCAACTCGCTCGGCCGCCCGCTGAAGGTCCTGACCGAGCGCTACGCCGCGTTCGTCGAGCAGGAGTGGGGGACCCGCCTCATCCGCGGCTGGGACGACAGCTGGTTCCAGCTCCCGCTGGCGCTCGGCGACCGCCTCGGCCGCTCCGTGCTGGGCGCCGCTCCCGGCCAGGTCGTCGTCGGCGACTCGACCACCGTCTCGCTCTACAAGCTGATCCGCACCGCCCTGACCGCCCGGCCCGGCCGCTCCGAGATCGTCATCGACCGCGGCAACTTCCCGACCGACCGCTTCGTGGTCGAGGGGATCGCCGCCGAGACCGGCGCGAGCATCCGCTGGATCGAGACCGAGTCGGGCTCCGGGGTGACCCCGGACGACGTCCGCGCGGTCGTCGGCGCCGACACGGCCGTCGTCGTGCTGAGCCAGGTCGCCTACCGCTCCGGCTACGCCGCCGACGTCCCGGCGATCACCGACATCGTGCACGAGCACGGCGCGCTGGTGCTCTGGGACGTCTGCCACTCCGTCGGCGTGCTGCCGATCGAGCTCGACGCCTGGGGTGTGGACCTGGCGACGGGCTGCACCTACAAGTACCTCAACGGCGGCCCGGGCGCCCCCGCCTTCCTCTACGTGCGCCGCGAGCTGATCGCCAGCGCTCGGCAGCCGATCCAGGGCTGGATGGGCGTCAAGGACTCGTTCCGGATGGGCGAGGACTACGACCCCGCCGACGGGATCCGCCGCTTCCTCAGCGGGACGCCGCCGATCGTCGGGATGCTCGCGATGCAGGCGATGCTCGACCTGATCGAGGAGGCGGGCCTGCCCGCGATTCACACCAAGTCGATCGCGCTGACCGCCTTCGCCGTCGAGCTGTTCGACGAGCACCTCGCCCCGCTCGGCGTCGAGCTGTCGACCACCCGCGAGCCCGCGCGCCGCGGCGGCCACATCACCGTCGACCACCCGGAGTTCGCCGCGATGGTCCCCGTGCTCTGGGAGCGCGGGATCATCCCGGACTTCCGCACGCCCAGCGGTATCCGGCTCGGCCTCTCGCCGCTCTCCACGTCCTTCGCGGAGGTCGAGACCGTGATCCTGGCGGTGCGCGACCTGCTCCTCGAGGGGGCGCGCGAGTCCCGAGAGGTCCACGGCGGCGCGTGA
- a CDS encoding Gfo/Idh/MocA family protein has translation MTENTGTTEIPGELRVGVVGLGFAGTTHLDAFQALPGARVVALAGQEEERLRELGATRGVPDLYADWEELVARDDLDVVSIGVPNHLHHPIAVAALASGKHVFCEKPLATTAELAAEMVDAARANDRVLEIAYNHRRRADVAYLRTYLDDAPLGEIYHARASWQRRTGIPGIGSWFTSKELAGGGPLIDLGSHVLDIALHLLGEPRVTSVSAVAYGEIGRSGRGGRPHGVAATGTHAFEVEDFSSALLRLDNGRSLQLDASWASYSKVHEDIEVELLGSAGGARLHVADYATEGTLTFYSEVAGAPTVSRPDVPVPAGHHRSVIAEFLAAIASGADAPAGGPRYAGHYGDYALHRSRVVDAIYRSAAEKKEVAVA, from the coding sequence ATGACCGAGAACACAGGCACGACCGAGATCCCGGGGGAGCTGCGCGTCGGCGTCGTCGGCCTCGGCTTCGCCGGCACCACTCACCTCGACGCCTTCCAGGCCCTCCCCGGCGCGCGCGTCGTCGCGCTCGCCGGCCAGGAGGAGGAGCGCCTGCGCGAGCTCGGCGCCACCCGCGGCGTCCCCGACCTCTACGCCGACTGGGAGGAGCTCGTCGCCCGCGACGACCTCGACGTCGTCTCGATCGGCGTGCCCAACCACCTGCACCACCCGATCGCGGTCGCCGCGCTCGCCTCCGGCAAGCATGTCTTCTGCGAGAAGCCGCTGGCCACCACCGCCGAGCTCGCCGCCGAGATGGTCGACGCCGCCCGAGCGAACGACCGCGTCCTCGAGATCGCCTACAACCACCGCCGCCGCGCCGACGTCGCCTACCTGCGCACCTACCTCGACGACGCCCCGCTCGGCGAGATCTACCACGCCCGCGCGAGCTGGCAGCGGCGCACCGGCATCCCGGGCATCGGCTCCTGGTTCACCAGCAAGGAGCTGGCCGGCGGCGGACCGCTGATCGACCTGGGCTCGCACGTCCTCGACATCGCGCTGCACCTGCTCGGCGAGCCGCGGGTGACCAGCGTCTCCGCCGTCGCCTACGGCGAGATCGGCCGCTCCGGCCGCGGCGGGCGCCCGCACGGCGTCGCCGCCACCGGCACGCACGCCTTCGAGGTCGAGGACTTCTCCAGCGCGCTGCTGCGCCTCGACAACGGACGCAGCCTGCAGCTCGACGCCTCCTGGGCCAGCTACTCCAAGGTGCACGAGGACATCGAGGTCGAGCTGCTCGGCTCGGCCGGCGGCGCCCGCCTGCACGTCGCCGACTACGCGACGGAGGGGACGCTCACGTTCTACTCCGAGGTCGCCGGTGCGCCCACGGTCTCCCGCCCCGACGTGCCGGTGCCCGCCGGTCACCACCGCTCGGTGATCGCGGAGTTCCTCGCCGCGATCGCCTCGGGTGCCGACGCGCCCGCCGGCGGACCCCGCTACGCCGGCCACTACGGCGACTACGCGCTGCACCGCAGCCGGGTGGTCGACGCGATCTACCGCTCCGCCGCCGAGAAGAAGGAGGTGGCGGTCGCATGA
- a CDS encoding CHAP domain-containing protein produces the protein MPVAAAAVASVPVATPRATVAPRTPVAPRTPAAPQPARSGGLSRRTLGFATFSIVGGLFATAALPAYGARSTAATAAGTAANRAGLQNLTVSSEAAGQTAVRDAFAAPTQAQLDEASRQAAVLQNANGGGFSTVQTRAVGDDYPWPYETIDDNGGGLSPLGYFYRECVDFVAWRLNRDAGATAAPWKYTWGNITPMGGSAWEWPDNWAAKGWATSSVPIVGCVAWWTYNHVSYVQQVNDDGTVLLEEYNYGGRHSYVTRTFPTAQVPLFLYPPAL, from the coding sequence GTGCCTGTCGCTGCCGCGGCCGTCGCTTCCGTGCCCGTCGCGACTCCTCGTGCCACGGTCGCCCCGCGCACTCCGGTCGCCCCACGCACTCCCGCCGCCCCGCAGCCCGCTCGCTCCGGCGGGCTCAGCCGGCGCACCCTCGGCTTCGCCACGTTCTCGATCGTCGGCGGCCTCTTCGCCACCGCCGCGCTCCCCGCGTACGGCGCCCGCAGCACCGCGGCCACCGCGGCGGGCACCGCCGCGAACCGCGCCGGCCTGCAGAACCTCACCGTCTCGTCGGAGGCGGCCGGGCAGACCGCCGTCCGCGACGCGTTCGCCGCGCCGACGCAGGCGCAGCTCGACGAGGCCAGCCGCCAGGCGGCCGTGCTGCAGAACGCGAACGGCGGCGGCTTCAGCACCGTGCAGACCCGCGCCGTCGGCGACGACTACCCGTGGCCCTACGAGACCATCGACGACAACGGCGGCGGGCTCTCCCCGCTCGGCTACTTCTACCGCGAGTGCGTCGACTTCGTGGCCTGGCGCCTCAACCGCGACGCCGGCGCCACCGCCGCGCCGTGGAAGTACACCTGGGGCAACATCACCCCGATGGGCGGCAGCGCCTGGGAGTGGCCGGACAACTGGGCCGCGAAGGGCTGGGCCACGAGCTCCGTCCCGATCGTCGGCTGCGTCGCCTGGTGGACCTACAACCACGTCTCCTACGTGCAGCAGGTCAACGACGACGGCACCGTCCTCCTCGAGGAGTACAACTACGGCGGCCGCCACAGCTACGTCACCCGCACCTTCCCCACGGCGCAGGTCCCCCTCTTCCTCTACCCGCCCGCCCTGTAG
- a CDS encoding DUF5605 domain-containing protein, with protein MPHTTDTAERFSRETRLFEVLRDPRGHAIVERRLPGLVHSSILHTLHGYPIGLVVDTEESLDAAEREALLAEVAAIPTEEPAPVREQERYVEPSGDYETADVPLASAVVSAPATASVFGRFEIELRGPAHGNPFVDVALSAIVDGPDGSVRVPGFYDGDGVYRLRWMPEAPGEYAWTTSSSARSLDGVTGSVSVTAAVAGRHGPVRVADTFHFAHADGTRHRPLGTTSYAWTHQGDALEERTLASLATSPFTKMRMCVFPKSYLFNENEPELYPFEGSPEAGFDWQRFDPEFWAHLERRIEQLGELGIEADLILFHAYDRWGFSTMDAVADDRYVRYAVARLASFANVWWSLANEYDLLFEKTEEDWERFAGIVGEDDPSRHLLSIHNCREFYDHSRPWITHASIQRQDVYKTAEMTTEWRRWGKPVVIDECAYEGDIDQGWGNITGEELVRRFWEGALRGGYVGHGETYVHPDDVLWWSKGGELRGTSPARIAFLESVLAEGPARGLEPIPLDWDVPRAGVEGEYYLYYFGFDRPTYRRFLLEPDVSYTVDVLDTWAMTIERLPGTYSGRFRIDLPGREHIAVRLQRAPAC; from the coding sequence GTGCCGCACACCACCGACACCGCCGAGCGGTTCTCGCGCGAGACGCGCCTGTTCGAGGTCCTCCGCGACCCGCGCGGGCACGCGATCGTCGAGCGCCGCCTCCCCGGGCTGGTGCACTCCTCGATCCTGCACACGCTGCACGGGTATCCGATCGGGCTCGTCGTCGACACCGAGGAGTCGCTCGACGCGGCCGAGCGCGAGGCGCTGCTGGCCGAGGTCGCCGCGATCCCGACGGAGGAGCCGGCGCCGGTCCGCGAGCAGGAGCGGTACGTCGAGCCCTCCGGCGACTACGAGACCGCGGACGTCCCGCTGGCGTCGGCCGTCGTGTCCGCGCCGGCCACCGCCTCCGTCTTCGGGCGTTTCGAGATCGAGCTGCGCGGGCCCGCGCACGGCAACCCGTTCGTCGACGTCGCGCTCTCGGCGATCGTGGACGGGCCCGACGGGTCGGTGCGCGTGCCCGGCTTCTACGACGGCGACGGCGTGTACCGCCTGCGCTGGATGCCCGAGGCGCCCGGCGAGTACGCCTGGACCACCTCGAGCAGCGCCCGCTCGCTCGACGGCGTCACCGGCTCCGTCTCGGTGACCGCGGCCGTGGCGGGGCGGCACGGCCCGGTGCGGGTGGCCGACACCTTCCACTTCGCGCACGCCGACGGCACCCGGCACCGCCCGCTGGGCACCACCTCCTACGCCTGGACGCACCAGGGCGACGCGCTGGAGGAGCGGACGCTCGCCTCCCTCGCCACCTCGCCCTTCACCAAGATGCGGATGTGCGTCTTCCCGAAGTCGTACCTCTTCAACGAGAACGAGCCGGAGCTCTACCCGTTCGAGGGCTCGCCCGAGGCGGGCTTCGACTGGCAGCGCTTCGATCCGGAGTTCTGGGCGCACCTGGAGCGGCGGATCGAGCAGCTCGGCGAGCTCGGCATCGAGGCGGACCTCATCCTCTTCCACGCCTACGACCGCTGGGGCTTCTCGACGATGGACGCCGTCGCCGACGACCGCTACGTGCGCTACGCCGTGGCGCGGCTCGCCTCGTTCGCGAACGTCTGGTGGTCGCTCGCGAACGAGTACGACCTGCTGTTCGAGAAGACCGAGGAGGACTGGGAGCGCTTCGCCGGGATCGTGGGGGAGGACGACCCGTCGCGGCACCTGCTCTCGATCCACAACTGCCGCGAGTTCTACGACCACTCCCGCCCGTGGATCACGCACGCCAGCATCCAGCGGCAGGACGTCTACAAGACGGCCGAGATGACGACCGAGTGGCGGCGCTGGGGCAAGCCGGTCGTGATCGACGAGTGCGCCTACGAGGGCGACATCGACCAGGGCTGGGGCAACATCACCGGCGAGGAGCTGGTGCGGCGCTTCTGGGAGGGCGCGCTGCGCGGTGGCTACGTCGGCCACGGCGAGACCTACGTGCACCCGGACGACGTGCTCTGGTGGTCGAAGGGCGGCGAGCTGCGCGGGACGAGCCCGGCGCGGATCGCGTTCCTGGAGTCGGTGCTGGCCGAAGGGCCCGCTCGCGGCCTCGAGCCGATCCCGCTCGACTGGGACGTGCCGCGCGCCGGCGTCGAGGGCGAGTACTACCTCTACTACTTCGGCTTCGACCGGCCGACCTACCGCCGCTTCCTGCTCGAGCCCGACGTCTCGTACACGGTCGATGTCCTCGACACCTGGGCGATGACGATCGAGCGCCTGCCCGGCACCTACTCGGGCCGCTTCCGCATCGACCTGCCGGGCCGCGAGCACATCGCGGTCCGCCTGCAGCGCGCGCCTGCATGCTGA
- a CDS encoding fluoride efflux transporter FluC, producing the protein MTPPRASPPVAASLSTRPPHLRPGAILLVAAGGAVGTAARYGTALALPPLGAVPVATIAVNLLGAFLLGLLLAGLARRGPDTGRRLTLRLLLGTGVLGGFTTYSTFSLDTVALVEGGRWADVLLYTAVTLVLGTLAAALGVVLASRRRSGAIA; encoded by the coding sequence ATGACTCCTCCCCGCGCCAGCCCGCCCGTCGCCGCGTCGCTCAGCACCCGGCCGCCGCACCTGCGGCCGGGCGCGATCCTCCTGGTCGCCGCGGGCGGCGCCGTCGGCACGGCCGCCCGCTACGGGACCGCGCTCGCCCTGCCGCCGCTCGGCGCCGTCCCGGTGGCGACGATCGCGGTGAACCTCCTCGGCGCCTTCCTGCTCGGCCTGCTGCTCGCCGGCCTCGCCCGTCGCGGGCCGGACACCGGCCGCCGGCTCACCCTCCGCCTCCTGCTCGGCACCGGCGTGCTCGGCGGCTTCACGACCTACAGCACCTTCTCGCTCGACACCGTCGCGCTCGTCGAGGGTGGACGCTGGGCCGACGTCCTCCTCTACACGGCCGTGACGCTCGTGCTCGGCACCCTCGCGGCCGCGCTCGGCGTCGTGCTCGCGAGCCGGCGGCGGAGCGGGGCGATCGCGTGA
- a CDS encoding antitoxin HicB encodes MTKYDLAATAERDGRWWLVTIPELDTVGQARTVGEVDAVAREVAALFLNVPEEAVSVTVTVHVTPAAEAAWREAEEAERESREAQERSAAARRRAVAIARADRYTLDAAAAAFGVSRTRVQQLERGTTPVAS; translated from the coding sequence GTGACGAAGTACGACCTTGCAGCGACCGCTGAGCGGGACGGCCGCTGGTGGCTGGTGACGATCCCCGAGCTCGACACCGTGGGTCAGGCCCGAACGGTGGGCGAGGTCGACGCCGTTGCTCGAGAAGTGGCCGCGCTCTTCCTGAACGTCCCTGAGGAGGCCGTGAGTGTCACGGTCACCGTGCACGTGACTCCCGCCGCGGAGGCGGCCTGGCGCGAAGCGGAGGAGGCCGAGCGCGAGTCGCGGGAGGCGCAGGAGCGCTCGGCCGCCGCTCGACGCCGGGCCGTCGCGATCGCTCGCGCGGACCGCTACACGCTCGATGCGGCCGCCGCTGCCTTCGGTGTGTCCCGGACCCGGGTGCAGCAGCTCGAGCGCGGGACGACGCCCGTCGCCTCCTGA